GCTCACAATGATGCCACTCAGTATTACCTTTTTATCGGATTCCGTGCTCAAATGCCCTTATCTTTCTGAAAATCGTCTGCCGACGAAGGAAGCTGGCCGACTATCATGGAGCGCAATTTCCCGATGCTCTCATTATTTTCTCCCAGGAGGGGCAAAAGGGAGCGGAGCGCCCTGCCCACTGTCCCGTCGCAGGATAATTGAAATTGTTGCCGGGCTTCCGGTGGAATGCGATTATAAGCCGTGACAAGGTTGTCGCACCACTTGGCAATGACGGCCTCGCTCAGCGTCCCCTTTTCATATACGTACCCTTCCAAGGCGCCGGCAGAAGCGGCAAAATCGTAAATTTGTTTATACATTATTCTTCCTCCAGGTAATTCTATCAGAGTTTCAACGGGATATGCGATTCACAGGGTACTCCTGTTTGACACAGTCCGCAGCCGTAGGTGTCAATGCCGAAAGTTGTTTTTACGTATTCCCAGGCCGTTCCCTGGGTATGGGCACGGCATTTCTCTTTATCATGTCCTTTTTCAGTGGAGATTGCTTCTACCGGACAACGGACGATGCACTTACCACAGGTTCCCTTCGCATAATAAAGGCAGTAGGCATGGTGATCCTGGTAGGGACGAACCGTCGGCGTCAGTTTGATGCGGGCAATAACGGAGCCGCAACGTATGGCCTTCCCGGCGGCGGTGATCAGGCCATCGCAAAGTCCGAAAGTCCCCAGGCCGGAAGCAAAGGCCGCATGCCTTTCGGACCAGGTGCTGGCCAAGCCGTAACGCTCGGAAATTGCACTCTGCTTGAGAGGTGAAAGCTCCGGCGCTAAAGCCTGGCATCCCGCCGCCTGCAGAGAGGCAAGCAAATGCTTGCGGAGTTCGACATTGAATTGTTCGCCAAAGCTACGCGACCTGGTCCACCTTTCCGAGGGGAAGCGCTGCTCGAGCTGATTGTCTCTTTTCGTGGCCTCAGTCTGGGGCAATATCCAACTGATAACGGTCAGTTCTGCGGCGGAAGCCCCGGCTTCAGGAAAGGTAAGGGAGAATATTTCCTCGGGCGTCCAATAGAAAGTGCCGATGTGATTTTTGAATTCGTCATACAGAAGGTCGTCGCCGCGGGAAAAACCGACCAGCGGTTCACCCCATGCCTTTTCGCCCGCTTCATCCCAGAGAGAATTATGAGGGGAATTAAGGGTGAAATCCTTGATCAAATTGACAACCCAAGAGGCTGAAACCTCCTGTTGCTTCATAAGTCGCCACCCCTTTTAACACTCTCGATCAATGCGCCTCTTCCATCGCGCCGGCAATGTACATCATCGTCAGCAGCAGGAAAACGACCGTCTGGATGAGGGAGGTAAAGATCATGAGAAAGAAGACGGGCAGCGGCACCAGCGCCGGAACCAGGAAGAGCACGACGGCCAGGACTATGTCCTCGCCTTTGATGTTGCCGAACAACCGCATCGTCAGTGACACAGGGCGGGCCAGGTGGCCGATAAGCTCGATGACGATCATGAGCGGGCTCAGCCACCAGATCGGTCCCATAAAATGTTTGAGGTATTTTACGCCGTGTATCCGAAAGCCAACGATGTGGGTAGTGAAGAAGACGACGATCGCCATGGAGGCGGTAGTATTGATGTTGGAGGTCGGTGATTAGAAACCGGGCAACAGGCCCAGCAGATTCGAT
This genomic window from Deltaproteobacteria bacterium contains:
- a CDS encoding epoxyqueuosine reductase translates to MKQQEVSASWVVNLIKDFTLNSPHNSLWDEAGEKAWGEPLVGFSRGDDLLYDEFKNHIGTFYWTPEEIFSLTFPEAGASAAELTVISWILPQTEATKRDNQLEQRFPSERWTRSRSFGEQFNVELRKHLLASLQAAGCQALAPELSPLKQSAISERYGLASTWSERHAAFASGLGTFGLCDGLITAAGKAIRCGSVIARIKLTPTVRPYQDHHAYCLYYAKGTCGKCIVRCPVEAISTEKGHDKEKCRAHTQGTAWEYVKTTFGIDTYGCGLCQTGVPCESHIPLKL